TGCCCGCAAGCTGCCCGTCCTCGAAGCGCTCTGCCAGCGACACGGGCTCGACTGGCACGAGATCGCGTTCCTGGCCGATGACCTGGCCGATGTGCCCGTGCTGCGCAGGGTAGGACTGCCGGTGGCCGTGGCCAACGCCACCGCCGAGGTGCGGGCGCTGGCACACTGGGTGACCCAGCGGCCGGGCGGCACGGGTGCGGTCCGCGAGTTCGCCGAAGTGCTGCTGCAGGCCCGCGGCGAGTGGCGCCGGCTGCTCGCCGAATACTACCAGGGTCGGGAAGGCGATGAATCGGGGCGATGACCTGCTGGCCCACGCACGGGGCGTCGTCCGTGCCGAGGCGAGCGCGGTCGCCGCGCTCGAAAATCGACTCGGCGAGCCGTTCCTCCGCGCTGTCGAGCTTATCGCCAGCGCCAACGGCCGGGTCATCGTCAGCGGGATCGGCAAGAGCGGCATTGTAGGCCGCAAGCTCGCGGCCACCCTCACTTCCACCGGCACGCCCGCCCTCTTCCTGCACCCCGTGGAAGGCTTGCACGGCGACCTGGGCATTGTATCACGCGGCGATGTGGCCGTCCTGATCTCGAAGAGCGGCGCGTTGGAGGAGCTGGCCGGGCTGGTGGAATTCCTGAGCCGCCAAGGTGTAGCAATGATTGCACTTACGGGTCGCCTGGATTCCGCGCTCAGCCGCGGCGCGACCGTGGTGCTGGACTGCTCCGTCGACGAGGAGGCGTGCCCCTTCGATCTAACGCCCACCACGTCCACAGCCGCAGCCATGGCGCTGGGCGACGCGCTGGCCGTCGCGCTGCTCGTGCACCGGGGGTTCACGCGCGAGGACTTCGCCCGGCTGCACCCGGGCGGTGCGCTGGGCCGCAAGCTGGCCTTGCGCGTGCGGGATGTGATGGTGACAGAGGACTACCCCTGTCTGGGGATGTCCGCGAGCATGCGGGAGTGCGTGGTGCTGCTGGCGGAGCGGCGGGGCACGGTGCCGATCGTGGACGAGGGCAGGCGCGTCGTCGGCGTAGTGACGGCGGGAGACCTTACCCGGCTGATGGAGCGGGAGCAGAGCTTTTTCGACGTGCCGGTCTCGACGGTCATGAATCGGGACCCGAAGCTCACGGGCCCCGACGTCCTGGGCGCGGCGGCGGTCTACGAGATGGAGAAGCACGGCATCATGGCCATGCCTGTGGCGGATGGGGAGCGGCGGCTCCTGGGAATTGTTCACCTGCACGATCTGATGCGGGCGGGCGCCGTATGAGCGCTGGGATCCGCTGCTTGTACGGTCTCGGTCTGGGGGTGAGCTGCGCGCTCGCCGCGTGCGCCGGCGGGGGCGCCGATCCCTTGGCGGAAGACAACCTCGCGGGTATGCCGAGCGACCAGGTGATTTACGGGCTGACCCACTTTTCCACGGCGCAAGGCGTCCGGCGCGCCGTGCTGCGGGCCGACACGGCGTACGTCCACGAAGACTCGGCACGGATTGACGCGAGGCGCGTTCACCTGACGCTGTTCAACGAGCTGGGACGCGAGGCGGCGGACCTGACGGCCGCGGCGGGCGAGCTCGACATACGCACGGAGGCCATGACGGCGCGCGGCAACGTGGTGCTCGTCGCGCGGCAGGGGCAGAAGCGTATCGAGACGGAGGAGCTCCATTTCGATCCGCAGACGGACCGCATCTGGAGCGATGTGGCCACCACTCTGCAGGATGCAGGCACGGTGATCCGGGGGCAGGGTTTCACCTCGGACGGACAGCTCAGGAACGTGCGGGTACGGCGGCCGACGGGGCGCGTGGAAGGCCTGAGGATCGAGTTCTGATGAGGACGGCCGCCGCCTTCGCGCTGCTCTTACTCGCGCCCGGGTACCTGGGCGCGCAAGGGCAGGGGTGTGACCTGCGCGGCCAGCCGCAGGAGCTCATCAAGCAGGTCGTGGGCGGCATCGAGATGGCCGTGATTCGTGGCCCGGCGGAGTTCGATTGCACGGGCGGCGTGGTGATCCGGGCGGACAGCGCGGTCAACTACCGGGCGTCCGGCGAGCTGCACCTGGTGGGACACGCCTTCTACAGTGACTCGCTCAAGAGCCTGACGGCCGACTGGGTGAACTACGAGGGGCGGCGAGGAATGGTGGAAGCCCGGGGCAGCGTGGTCCTGACTGACCGTCGCAGCGGCTCCGTTGTCACGGGAGCCTTGCTGTTCTACGAGCGAGCGAGCGTCGCCGGCGAGGAGCCGCGCGCCACGGTCGAAGGTCGGCCGCACGCCGTCCTGCATTCAGCCAGCGGCAGGCCGCGCCTCGACGCCGCGGCATCCGCGGCTGGTGCGGGGCCGCCGCCAGAGCAAGTGGCCGAAGCCGCTGCTGCAGCGGCTCCGGATTCCGCCGCTCTGCCGCTCGAAGTGGACGCCGATCGCATGGAGATCCTGGGCGAGCGGGAGTTCCGTGCCTGGGGGCGTGTCGAGCTGCGCCGTGGCGAGATGCGCGGCTTTGCCCATGAAGCGCATTTCGATCAGTCGCGCGACCGCCTGGAACTCCTGGGCGATGCGCGGATCACAGGCGCGGATTACGAGCTGAGCGGTGGGGAGATCGATGCGGAGCTGGAAGCCGACCGGCTGCGGCGCGTGATCGGGAAAGGCGAAGTCGTGTTGCTGAGCGAGGAGCTGCGGGTCGCAGCGCCGGAACTGCAGATCTTCCTGCTGGAGGGAGAGATCGAGCGGCTGGTCGCCCGGCGCGAGCCGCAGGCCGAGGGACACTCGACCCGCAGTAGGGCGCAGGATCCGCGGCGGGATCAGAGCGGCCGGGAGGCGGCGGTCGTTGCCGCGGGGCGTGCGACTGGCCGGGAGCAGGATCCCCGGCCCATGGTGGTGGCCAGCGACTTTCAGCTCACCGCGGACTCCGTCGAGGCGATCGCGCCGCGGCGCCGGCTCGAGCGGGTCGTGGCCGTGGGCGGCGCCCACGGCGAGCGGCTCGATGCGCCCGCCGAATCCGAACTGGCGGACCTCCCAGATGTGGTGGCCCGTGACTGGATCCAGGGCGACACGATTGTCGCCGAATTTGCGGAGGCCGCGACGGATAGCAGCAGGTTCGGCCGCGGCCGGGCGCCCAGCAAGGCGTTTTCCGGGAGCGCGGCCGATTCGCTTAAGCGAGCGGAACGCCCGGAGCGTGAGCTCGAGCGCCTGGTGGCTATCGGCGGGAAAGGGCGGGCCAGGTCAGTCTACCGGCTGCGGGAGTCGGGACCGCAGGGTAGCCCGAGCTCCGGCCTGAACTACATGATCGCGAGCCGGATCACGCTCGTCTTCCGCAAGGGTGAAGTCCATGAGGTACAGGCGGAAGGGCCGGTGCACGGGATGCATGTGCAGCCGACCCGGCCGGTCGTGGCGGGGCCGCCCAGGCGATGATGGATCGGGAAGGCCTGACTCGGTATGTGGCGCAGCTCGCCCCGCACGACGCCTCCGTCGCACTGGCACTGCTCGAGCTGGTGCGCAGAGCGGATGACGAGGGGGCGCTCGAGCGCGGCGAATGGCTGGCCGCGCTGCGGGCCGCGTACCGTCGTCTGGGGCCCGGCTCGATCGGCGGAGCCGAGTCGAGCGGCGCCGATGAAGTCGCACCCGAGGAGCTGGGCCGCTACCTCGAAGAGCACGCCGTGGCAGCGCTGGCCAGCCGCGGCATCGCCCGCAGCGAGCCAGAAGGGCCGGCGTGGGAGCAACTGCGGCTGACAGCGGACCTCTGGGCCGAGCTCGCAACCGAGCGCGCCAGCGTTGTGGCCGAGCTCGAAGCCGCGGTAAGAAACTTGCTTGACCAGGCCCTGCACAGGGCCGCGCCCGTCAGCGATGGGAACGGCCGGCGCGCCGCGCCGGGCAGCGTGCTGCGGGCACGGAGCCTTATCAAGGTCTATCGACGGCGCAAGGTCGTGAATGAGGTGGACCTGGACGTGTCCCAGGGAGAGATCGTCGGGTTGCTGGGCCCGAACGGGGCCGGGAAGACGACGACCTTCTACATGATCGTCGGGCTGATCTCGCCGGACCACGGGAAAGTCTTCCTGGACGGCCACGACCTGGCCAGTGTGCCCATGTACCAGCGCGCACGCCGGGGGATCGGCTATCTGGCGCAGGAGCCCTCCGTGTTCCGCAGGCTGACAGTCGAGGAGAACATCCTCGCCATCCTGGAAACGTTGGGGCTCGAGAGGGCGGAGTGTGAGGCGCGGCTCGAGGCGTTGCTCGACGAGCTCACGATCAAGCACCTGCGGAGCGCCAGGGCTTATTCCCTGTCCGGCGGCGAGCGGCGTCGCCTCGAGATCACGCGCGCGCTGGTCAGTGACCCGAAATTCATGCTGCTGGACGAGCCCTTTGCCGGGGTGGATCCCATCGCCGTGCACGATATCCAGCAGATCGTGGCCGGGTTGCGCCACCGTGGGATCGGGGTAATCATCACCGATCACAACGTCGAGCAGACACTGGACATCGTGGATCGGGCGTACATCATGTATGATGGCCGTGTGCGGGTTTCGGGTACGGTGGCGGAACTGGTCTGGAACGACGAGGTCGCGGAGATCTACTTTGGTCCCACACTCACGGCGCGGATGCGCGAGCGCTACCGGCCGCCGAAGGAAGCATGAGCATTAGGACGGGACTGTATCAGGGCACGCAGCTCAAGCAGGAGCTGAAGATCAATCCGCGCCTGTATCAGGCAATGGATCTGCTCTATATGCCGCTCCTCGATCTGCAGCAGCACCTCAAGCAGGAGCTGTTGAACAACCCGTTCCTGGATCTCGAGGAGCCCGCGGTCTCGCCCGAAGAGGAGGCGGTGCCGGACAAGCAGAAAGAGAAGGAAAAGGAGCAGGAAAAGGAGGAGATCGACTGGGAGGAGATCCTGCTCGAAGGCTTCGACACGGGTGGGCGCCGGGCCGAGTACGAGGAAAAGGAGTACTACGAACCGGTGCCGGTCGACACGCGGGACCTCTCCGATCACCTGCGTGACCAGCTCGTGCTCATGCGGCTTTCGCCCCGGCAGATGCTGCTGGGCGAGGAGATTATCGGCAACATCGATGATGACGGCTATCTCACCTGTGGGCTGTGCGAGGTCGTCACGGCGCTCAACGTGTGGCTGCAGGAGGAGGGGAGCGCCTGGGCCGAGGAGGGTGAGAGCCTCGAGGCCTTCAGCATGGCCGAGGCCGAGGAGATGCTGCGCGTCGTGCAGGGCTTCGAGCCGCCCGGCATCGGCGCCCGAGACCTGCGCGAGTGCTTGCTGCTTCAGCTCCGGGATGCGGAAAAGGAGGACACCCTCGCCTACCGCATTGTCCGCGACTACTTCGACCAGCTCATCAACCACCGCTGGTCCGAGACCTCGAAGGAGCTCTCGATCACGCCGCGCGATGTGCAGGCGGCGGCCGACGAGGTCGCGAAGTTGGACCCGAAGCCCGGCCTCAAGTACGCCGCGCCATCCGACAACTACATCATCCCCGACCTGGTAGTGGAGAAGATCGATGGCGAGTACCTGGTCTTCCTGAACGACACGACGCTGCCGCGTCTCAAGCTGTCGCGCGCCTACCGCGAGATTGCGCGGGACAAGAGCAAGTTCAAAGGCGAGAACAAGGAGTTCATCTCGAACAAGCTGAACAGCGCCAACTGGATGATCCAGGCCATCGAGCAGCGGCGCCAGACGATGCTCAAGGTGATGAACTTCATCGTGGACCGGCAGCGCGAGTTCTTCGAGAAAGGGGTGCAATACCTGAAGCCGCTGACGCTGCGGGAAGTGGCCGAGGTGATTGCTATGCACGAATCGACCGTCTCGCGCGTGACTAACGAGAAATTCGTGCAGACGCCGCGCGGCGTGCTGCCGCTCAAATTCTTCTTTTCCAGTGGGCTCTCGACGGCCTCGGGCGAGGACGTGAGCGCCCGCGGCATCAAGGCCAAGATCCAGAAGCTGGTGGACGACGAGGAGTCGCGGCGCCCGCTCACGGATCAGGCGATCGTGAATATCCTGAAGGAAGAAGGGATCCAGATCGCGCGCCGCACAGTGGCCAAGTACCGCGATCAGTTGGGTATCCTGTCGGCCCGCATGCGCAAGCGGGTGTAGCCGCGCCAGTGCTCCTCCGAGCGCCCCGCCCCCGCCATAAACGGACGCGGTAAGAGCATGCACAGCAGCGCACCAGCGGCGTCCGCACTCCCCGCCCTCTCGGAAGCGGCGCGGCGCAACTTTGCCGTCATCATCCCCGCCTACAACGAAGCCGAGAACATGCCTGACCTGGTGCGCGAGCTCCGTTCCGTCTTCCAGCGTTTCGACCTGCAGGGTGACGTCATCCTGGT
This Gemmatimonadota bacterium DNA region includes the following protein-coding sequences:
- the rpoN gene encoding RNA polymerase factor sigma-54 is translated as MSIRTGLYQGTQLKQELKINPRLYQAMDLLYMPLLDLQQHLKQELLNNPFLDLEEPAVSPEEEAVPDKQKEKEKEQEKEEIDWEEILLEGFDTGGRRAEYEEKEYYEPVPVDTRDLSDHLRDQLVLMRLSPRQMLLGEEIIGNIDDDGYLTCGLCEVVTALNVWLQEEGSAWAEEGESLEAFSMAEAEEMLRVVQGFEPPGIGARDLRECLLLQLRDAEKEDTLAYRIVRDYFDQLINHRWSETSKELSITPRDVQAAADEVAKLDPKPGLKYAAPSDNYIIPDLVVEKIDGEYLVFLNDTTLPRLKLSRAYREIARDKSKFKGENKEFISNKLNSANWMIQAIEQRRQTMLKVMNFIVDRQREFFEKGVQYLKPLTLREVAEVIAMHESTVSRVTNEKFVQTPRGVLPLKFFFSSGLSTASGEDVSARGIKAKIQKLVDDEESRRPLTDQAIVNILKEEGIQIARRTVAKYRDQLGILSARMRKRV
- a CDS encoding glycosyltransferase: MHSSAPAASALPALSEAARRNFAVIIPAYNEAENMPDLVRELRSVFQRFDLQGDVILVDDGTTDGTAAAAAAAARGWDRFRVVSHRRNFGKTEALLTGAEASEAEWLVLY
- the lptB gene encoding LPS export ABC transporter ATP-binding protein; the encoded protein is MDREGLTRYVAQLAPHDASVALALLELVRRADDEGALERGEWLAALRAAYRRLGPGSIGGAESSGADEVAPEELGRYLEEHAVAALASRGIARSEPEGPAWEQLRLTADLWAELATERASVVAELEAAVRNLLDQALHRAAPVSDGNGRRAAPGSVLRARSLIKVYRRRKVVNEVDLDVSQGEIVGLLGPNGAGKTTTFYMIVGLISPDHGKVFLDGHDLASVPMYQRARRGIGYLAQEPSVFRRLTVEENILAILETLGLERAECEARLEALLDELTIKHLRSARAYSLSGGERRRLEITRALVSDPKFMLLDEPFAGVDPIAVHDIQQIVAGLRHRGIGVIITDHNVEQTLDIVDRAYIMYDGRVRVSGTVAELVWNDEVAEIYFGPTLTARMRERYRPPKEA
- a CDS encoding KpsF/GutQ family sugar-phosphate isomerase — translated: MNRGDDLLAHARGVVRAEASAVAALENRLGEPFLRAVELIASANGRVIVSGIGKSGIVGRKLAATLTSTGTPALFLHPVEGLHGDLGIVSRGDVAVLISKSGALEELAGLVEFLSRQGVAMIALTGRLDSALSRGATVVLDCSVDEEACPFDLTPTTSTAAAMALGDALAVALLVHRGFTREDFARLHPGGALGRKLALRVRDVMVTEDYPCLGMSASMRECVVLLAERRGTVPIVDEGRRVVGVVTAGDLTRLMEREQSFFDVPVSTVMNRDPKLTGPDVLGAAAVYEMEKHGIMAMPVADGERRLLGIVHLHDLMRAGAV
- a CDS encoding HAD hydrolase family protein; the encoded protein is MPERLPPDLARRIRMVVLDVDGVLTDGGIYMGGAAQGQAVELKRFDITDGLAVKMLARAGVQVVLVSGRESAASRARARELGVECVEDAAARKLPVLEALCQRHGLDWHEIAFLADDLADVPVLRRVGLPVAVANATAEVRALAHWVTQRPGGTGAVREFAEVLLQARGEWRRLLAEYYQGREGDESGR
- the lptC gene encoding LPS export ABC transporter periplasmic protein LptC; translated protein: MSAGIRCLYGLGLGVSCALAACAGGGADPLAEDNLAGMPSDQVIYGLTHFSTAQGVRRAVLRADTAYVHEDSARIDARRVHLTLFNELGREAADLTAAAGELDIRTEAMTARGNVVLVARQGQKRIETEELHFDPQTDRIWSDVATTLQDAGTVIRGQGFTSDGQLRNVRVRRPTGRVEGLRIEF